A window of Streptomyces gilvosporeus contains these coding sequences:
- a CDS encoding ABC transporter permease, with protein MSVTAVTAPAATRRGRPGEPLFVNVIRSEWVKIRTVGVTAWCLLAMTALAVGVAALVALKEQTQGRRSIQVLVSMSHLGLSFGQLAVVVLAATAMGSEYGTGMIRTSLTAVPRRARWLMAKALVVGALALVTGVLLSLISFAVVYASAPAVSGTFADPQVVRALLGFGLYLGMLAVLSLAVTTIVRGTAGGVIVMFVLIFVVPLIVSGSPVSRMERFLPVGMTPPNAGLAITQVGPMLGGLPPWGGFAVLCAWTAAAMGAALCLLRRRDA; from the coding sequence ATGTCCGTCACTGCCGTCACTGCTCCTGCGGCCACCCGCCGTGGCCGTCCCGGCGAGCCGCTGTTCGTCAACGTGATCCGGTCGGAATGGGTCAAGATCCGTACCGTGGGCGTCACCGCGTGGTGCCTGCTTGCCATGACCGCGCTCGCTGTCGGTGTCGCCGCACTGGTCGCCCTCAAGGAACAGACGCAAGGCCGACGATCCATCCAGGTTCTGGTCAGCATGAGCCACCTGGGCCTCAGCTTCGGCCAGTTGGCTGTGGTGGTCCTGGCCGCCACGGCCATGGGCAGTGAATACGGCACCGGGATGATCCGTACGTCGCTGACGGCCGTGCCACGGCGGGCTCGGTGGCTCATGGCGAAGGCGCTCGTAGTGGGCGCACTCGCCCTGGTCACCGGGGTATTGCTGAGCCTGATCTCCTTCGCGGTCGTGTACGCCTCCGCACCGGCTGTCTCGGGTACGTTCGCGGATCCGCAGGTGGTCCGGGCGTTGCTCGGATTCGGGCTCTACCTGGGCATGTTGGCCGTGCTCTCGCTCGCGGTGACCACGATCGTGCGCGGCACGGCCGGTGGCGTCATCGTGATGTTCGTGCTGATCTTCGTCGTGCCGCTCATCGTGTCCGGTTCGCCCGTCAGTCGCATGGAGCGATTCCTGCCCGTCGGCATGACGCCCCCCAACGCCGGGCTCGCCATCACACAGGTCGGCCCTATGCTCGGCGGGCTTCCGCCATGGGGCGGATTCGCGGTGCTGTGCGCATGGACGGCGGCGGCCATGGGTGCGGCGCTGTGCTTGCTCCGTCGACGCGACGCCTGA
- a CDS encoding ABC transporter ATP-binding protein — protein sequence MLEAKGLRKAYGSKVAVDDLSFTVRGGQVTGFLGPNGAGKSATMRMFLGLDHPESGSALINGRPFHRLRHPMHEVGAMLDAKAAHPGRSAYGHLLGLACSNGIGRRRVGEVLEITGLGAVARKRIGGFSLGMSQRLGIAAALLGDPQVLLFDEPVNGLDPEGVRWIRDLMTGLAAEGRTVFVSSHLMSEMELTADWLVVIGRGRLIADASVQEVTASGSRRAVKVRTPQADQLGVRIRRAGGTVTVHGADTLLVSGLDAPRISTLAFECGAELHELSEERGSLEAAFMQLTGQSLEYRTGTPDQI from the coding sequence GTGTTGGAGGCCAAGGGCCTGAGGAAGGCGTACGGCAGCAAGGTGGCGGTGGACGATTTGTCGTTCACGGTGCGTGGCGGTCAGGTAACCGGATTCCTGGGGCCGAATGGGGCGGGCAAGTCCGCGACGATGCGGATGTTCCTCGGTCTGGATCACCCTGAGTCGGGCAGTGCGCTGATCAACGGCAGACCGTTCCATCGGCTGCGTCATCCGATGCACGAAGTGGGCGCGATGCTCGATGCCAAGGCGGCACACCCCGGTCGCAGCGCGTACGGGCATCTGCTGGGGCTCGCGTGCAGCAATGGGATCGGACGCCGGCGGGTGGGCGAGGTGCTGGAGATCACCGGTCTTGGTGCGGTGGCCCGCAAGCGGATCGGTGGTTTCTCGCTGGGCATGAGCCAGCGGCTGGGCATCGCCGCCGCTCTGCTCGGCGATCCGCAGGTCCTGCTGTTCGACGAGCCGGTCAACGGTCTCGATCCCGAGGGCGTCCGTTGGATCCGCGACCTGATGACGGGGCTCGCCGCCGAGGGGCGCACCGTGTTCGTGTCCAGCCATCTCATGAGCGAGATGGAGTTGACCGCGGACTGGCTCGTGGTGATCGGCCGGGGCCGGCTCATCGCCGATGCCAGTGTGCAGGAGGTCACCGCGAGTGGTTCGCGCCGTGCGGTCAAGGTGCGCACCCCGCAGGCTGATCAACTCGGCGTACGGATCCGGCGGGCCGGTGGCACGGTCACCGTCCACGGTGCGGACACCCTCCTTGTCAGCGGTCTGGACGCCCCGCGGATCTCCACGCTGGCGTTCGAGTGCGGTGCCGAGCTGCATGAGCTGTCCGAAGAGCGGGGCTCGCTGGAAGCGGCGTTCATGCAGCTGACCGGGCAGAGCCTGGAATACCGCACCGGTACGCCCGACCAGATCTGA
- a CDS encoding SIS domain-containing protein: MTEQSPRFALQASGLLSQEEWASVDRVYLTGSGDSYHASCAAEMAFESLAGVPCEPLSSLRFLEYGTDGMSAVGGNNLVIATSASGGTRRVLQCAERARHHGVRTVALTGVADSPLTRTCDRSMVIDVPRLERSPGIRTHQASLVGLLMIAIRLGEARGMYASAAANALRGELSALAGPMNATVDAIRERCRQVAHLISDAPVVVMIGAGPGLGTALFGAAKIVEASAVFAMGQDLEEWCHVERFADPIDTPLFLLSCPGRAHSLAGAVAARATALGRQVIAVVPAEDTVVTPYAHTVLPVYGTTREEFSPLLYGLFAPYTAAFLAERLGRLPFRAGCPGPGPAH, from the coding sequence TTGACTGAACAGTCACCCCGTTTCGCACTCCAGGCGAGCGGTCTGCTGAGCCAGGAGGAGTGGGCCTCGGTCGACCGCGTGTACCTGACCGGCAGCGGCGACTCCTACCACGCCTCGTGTGCCGCCGAGATGGCCTTCGAGTCGCTCGCCGGCGTGCCCTGCGAACCGCTGAGTTCCCTCCGGTTCCTGGAGTACGGCACGGATGGGATGTCCGCAGTCGGGGGAAACAACCTGGTGATCGCGACCTCGGCATCCGGCGGCACAAGACGGGTGTTGCAGTGCGCCGAACGTGCCCGCCACCACGGAGTTCGGACCGTCGCACTCACCGGTGTCGCCGACAGCCCGCTGACCCGGACCTGTGACCGCTCGATGGTGATCGATGTGCCGCGCCTCGAACGCTCACCGGGCATCCGCACGCACCAGGCGAGCCTGGTGGGCCTGCTGATGATCGCCATCCGGCTCGGCGAAGCCCGCGGGATGTATGCGTCCGCCGCGGCCAACGCACTGCGGGGCGAACTATCCGCGCTCGCCGGTCCGATGAATGCCACCGTCGACGCCATCAGGGAACGTTGTCGGCAGGTGGCGCACCTGATCAGCGACGCTCCGGTCGTGGTGATGATCGGAGCCGGCCCGGGCCTGGGAACCGCCCTGTTCGGCGCGGCCAAGATCGTCGAGGCGTCGGCGGTCTTCGCGATGGGCCAGGATCTGGAGGAGTGGTGCCACGTCGAGCGATTCGCCGACCCGATCGACACCCCCCTCTTTCTCCTTTCCTGCCCGGGCAGGGCGCATTCCCTGGCCGGTGCCGTCGCGGCCCGCGCCACGGCCCTGGGCCGACAGGTGATCGCCGTGGTGCCCGCCGAGGACACCGTCGTGACCCCGTACGCCCACACCGTCCTGCCCGTGTACGGCACGACCCGTGAGGAGTTCTCACCACTGCTGTACGGGCTCTTCGCCCCCTACACCGCCGCGTTCCTGGCTGAGCGGCTGGGCCGGTTGCCGTTCCGAGCCGGCTGCCCCGGGCCGGGACCCGCCCACTGA
- a CDS encoding NAD-dependent epimerase/dehydratase family protein produces the protein MVVTGAAGFIGSHLTAALLREGSSVVGIDRRDPVTVPPTITDAADGSSPRYHHVRTDLLTCALEPVMQDAEVVFHLAGIPGVRPSWGQQFGEYVHTNILATQRVMEAAARAAVRRVVVASSSSVYGPAGDRPSAESALPRPLSPYAVTKLAEEHLCFVHAARVDCPTSVVALRYFTVYGPGQRSDMFIHRALRAAVTGQPMRLYGEGRQRRDFTYVDDVVTATIAAATARDDSGIVNVGGGSNASLRDVIDIAQSLTGRQIRMERLAVCPGDVPTTLADPRRAQRLLGWRPSVDLRSGMFRQLRSLTVPEPQVTVGSPDSRHLA, from the coding sequence GTGGTGGTAACCGGCGCGGCAGGCTTCATAGGCTCCCACCTCACCGCCGCCCTGCTGCGGGAGGGCAGCTCGGTGGTCGGCATCGACCGCCGCGACCCCGTCACCGTCCCGCCAACGATCACCGACGCCGCCGACGGCAGTTCGCCGCGCTACCACCACGTGCGCACCGACCTGCTGACCTGTGCCCTGGAACCCGTGATGCAGGACGCGGAGGTGGTCTTCCACCTCGCCGGCATCCCCGGCGTACGCCCCTCATGGGGGCAGCAATTCGGCGAGTACGTACACACCAACATCCTCGCCACCCAGCGGGTCATGGAGGCAGCAGCCCGGGCAGCGGTCCGACGCGTGGTCGTCGCCTCGTCCTCCAGCGTCTACGGTCCGGCCGGCGACAGGCCGAGTGCCGAGAGCGCCCTTCCCCGGCCGCTCTCCCCTTACGCGGTGACCAAGCTCGCCGAAGAACACCTGTGCTTCGTCCATGCCGCCCGCGTCGACTGCCCCACCAGCGTCGTGGCGCTGCGGTACTTCACCGTCTACGGACCCGGCCAGCGCAGTGACATGTTCATCCACCGCGCCCTGCGCGCCGCCGTGACCGGGCAGCCGATGCGACTGTACGGAGAGGGACGACAGCGCCGGGACTTCACCTACGTCGACGACGTGGTGACCGCGACGATCGCGGCAGCCACCGCACGGGACGACAGTGGGATCGTCAATGTCGGCGGTGGTTCCAACGCCTCACTCCGCGACGTGATCGACATTGCCCAGAGCCTGACGGGACGGCAGATCCGCATGGAGCGGCTCGCCGTGTGCCCCGGTGACGTCCCTACCACCCTGGCCGACCCCCGGCGTGCCCAACGGCTCCTCGGCTGGCGGCCCTCGGTGGACCTGCGTTCCGGCATGTTCCGGCAACTGCGCTCCCTCACTGTGCCGGAGCCTCAGGTCACGGTCGGCTCACCTGACAGCCGGCACCTCGCGTGA
- a CDS encoding YncE family protein, translating into MGGATKNNVSTTYLGERFMRHPLTGRNLKELKIADKAAAILERDKERLKRKAEKKAPDGTDRYVAPTGFSLNKGRFGDFPDDQDAAHERGWRAYMTVGVPLVEERGDIVQPPPDVISKQTYVNRTDPKPTTWSHTVEFSISNTISWSLQGQVQLTFGAKTTASLQQQLQKSMAMNQSEKMTLKNSKDNQGVDAESQSQMTSTTTATSTATGTGELSAQLMLGITASVSGSLTTSFKTSSTLNGEVGSRVDVLATQRRQVRRFDYEFPVSFGGWVALYYPEPVEVKETRPDGPQAREPKYAKVIAWKLGETGTAAEAFDLTDEGKPFMQKGEAEVVSTLAGVHEVFELEKLEFDIKRHPLHKGDGKEQESPRKTPVELATGFGTADGLALDLVNQKAYVTDRYNGGKLYKVDLASGGTDWVLETPGEVNAVALDLPGNKAYVADYSGKRLFTVNLSDRSISPVRGAEGMYAYGVALDLPGNKVYVTDVINGKLIEFGLNSESAVKQRSWDVPRAAGVALNGGKAYIGQYDRNGLYEIDLEADNGVPKAVATSLGYSVRVALDGVGNAYVSDSYGNKLHEVVVADGEAKGRHRVVADGLGTVCGLGLDHDNGWIYVSNREGKLLRISGVLPDASATS; encoded by the coding sequence ATGGGCGGCGCCACCAAAAACAACGTGAGTACGACTTATCTTGGCGAACGATTTATGCGCCACCCGCTGACTGGGCGAAATCTGAAGGAGCTCAAAATTGCCGACAAGGCCGCTGCCATCCTGGAGCGGGACAAGGAGAGGCTGAAGAGGAAGGCCGAGAAGAAAGCGCCAGATGGGACGGACCGGTATGTCGCCCCTACCGGGTTTTCCTTGAACAAGGGGCGTTTCGGCGACTTTCCCGATGACCAGGATGCGGCACATGAGCGCGGGTGGCGCGCCTATATGACGGTGGGTGTACCGCTTGTCGAAGAGCGAGGCGACATCGTACAGCCGCCTCCTGACGTGATCTCCAAGCAAACGTACGTCAATCGCACCGACCCCAAACCCACCACATGGTCACATACGGTTGAATTCTCGATTTCGAACACGATCAGCTGGTCGCTCCAGGGGCAGGTGCAGCTCACTTTCGGGGCAAAAACCACCGCATCGCTGCAGCAGCAATTACAGAAGAGCATGGCGATGAACCAATCCGAGAAAATGACCCTGAAGAACAGCAAGGACAATCAGGGCGTTGACGCGGAGTCTCAGTCGCAAATGACAAGTACGACGACAGCCACGAGTACCGCCACGGGCACCGGTGAATTGTCGGCACAACTGATGCTCGGGATCACTGCTTCTGTCAGTGGTTCGTTGACCACCTCGTTCAAAACATCGTCCACGCTGAACGGGGAGGTTGGCAGCCGGGTAGACGTCCTGGCCACGCAGCGGCGGCAGGTGAGGAGGTTCGACTACGAATTCCCTGTCTCCTTTGGGGGGTGGGTCGCCTTGTATTACCCGGAGCCAGTAGAGGTCAAGGAGACTCGGCCGGACGGCCCACAGGCCCGGGAACCGAAATACGCCAAGGTGATTGCGTGGAAACTCGGCGAGACCGGTACGGCTGCGGAGGCATTCGACTTGACCGATGAGGGCAAGCCGTTTATGCAAAAGGGGGAAGCCGAGGTCGTTTCTACCCTCGCCGGGGTGCACGAGGTCTTCGAGCTCGAAAAACTTGAGTTCGATATCAAGCGTCACCCGCTTCACAAGGGCGATGGCAAAGAGCAAGAGAGCCCGAGAAAGACTCCCGTCGAGCTCGCCACCGGGTTCGGGACAGCCGACGGCCTCGCGCTGGACCTGGTGAACCAGAAGGCGTACGTCACTGACCGGTACAACGGCGGCAAGCTGTACAAGGTGGACCTCGCCAGCGGCGGCACGGACTGGGTCCTGGAGACGCCGGGCGAAGTCAACGCTGTGGCGCTGGACCTGCCGGGCAACAAGGCATACGTCGCCGACTACAGCGGCAAGCGCCTGTTCACGGTGAACCTGTCCGACCGCTCCATCTCCCCGGTCAGGGGCGCCGAGGGCATGTACGCGTACGGCGTCGCGCTGGATCTGCCGGGCAACAAGGTCTATGTCACCGACGTCATCAACGGGAAGCTGATCGAGTTCGGCCTCAACAGCGAATCGGCGGTGAAGCAGCGAAGCTGGGACGTGCCAAGGGCCGCTGGAGTAGCGCTGAACGGGGGCAAGGCCTACATCGGCCAGTATGACCGCAACGGGCTGTACGAGATCGACCTGGAGGCGGATAACGGCGTCCCGAAGGCCGTGGCCACCAGTCTCGGGTACAGCGTCCGCGTAGCGTTGGATGGCGTGGGTAACGCGTACGTCTCGGACTCGTACGGCAACAAGCTGCATGAGGTCGTCGTGGCTGATGGCGAGGCCAAGGGCCGTCATCGCGTGGTGGCCGACGGTCTCGGCACGGTCTGCGGCCTCGGGCTGGACCACGACAACGGCTGGATCTACGTCAGCAACCGGGAGGGCAAGCTGTTGCGGATCTCCGGCGTGCTGCCCGATGCTTCGGCAACGTCGTAG
- a CDS encoding pyridoxal phosphate-dependent aminotransferase, with protein MHLFETTSTGRPLTVPPAALAAAHNSPALGDERVFAPAIDERTLDVYARARDPQDAFELRDLWLGRVEQETGGDGRPWLAEQWRDAPVRRTAHPEEVLSSRATVRFVKELFNWYFRDDLYGRFRSRASVILSSGSVSEEAWGLPETLKSCLHHALDRDWSDSAHRRGRRAVREAIAAYESARIAGAGYTADRVALTLGGTAAIASLADCLLRPGPRAALPALCGIPNYPPLVESIARRGEVRLVPLPCRAGRVCLGPLIRELRQDTPMVLLQTVTNPTGSVVPEDELTSLVRAASPTTAIVLDECHEWLGPMSTFGPARAAPNVIRVSSLSKAWSVPGLKVGWLLADARFVGDHLARSDSAGPPPFYDTLLEVLARMERWMLAGVESPGPAHLAEFTTTQPLSRQQLAAAYRSYREDRLARDHGLKVLRQAVVAGLTEASAQVVPPRYSINVAVEFPDWDDSYRAFRELLRETGVSVFPGVLTFCFSGGTVRVTTARSWADLSAALARLRARFSGTSGSTVTDAGTDPRHVRED; from the coding sequence ATGCACCTCTTCGAGACCACTTCCACCGGGCGCCCGCTCACGGTTCCCCCGGCAGCACTCGCCGCGGCCCACAATAGCCCCGCGCTCGGGGACGAGCGGGTGTTCGCACCCGCGATCGACGAGCGGACACTCGACGTCTATGCCCGGGCCCGCGATCCGCAGGATGCCTTCGAGCTGCGCGACCTGTGGCTGGGACGTGTCGAGCAGGAGACCGGCGGGGACGGCCGGCCCTGGCTCGCCGAGCAGTGGAGAGACGCACCGGTACGCCGTACCGCCCACCCGGAGGAGGTGCTCTCCTCCCGTGCCACCGTGCGCTTCGTGAAGGAGCTGTTCAACTGGTACTTCCGGGACGACCTCTACGGGCGGTTCCGGTCGCGGGCCTCGGTCATCCTCTCCAGCGGCTCAGTCAGTGAGGAAGCCTGGGGCCTGCCCGAGACCCTGAAGAGCTGTCTGCACCACGCCCTCGACCGTGACTGGTCCGACTCTGCCCACCGGCGGGGCCGCCGGGCTGTGCGCGAGGCGATCGCCGCCTACGAGTCCGCGCGGATCGCCGGCGCCGGCTACACGGCCGACCGCGTCGCCCTCACCCTCGGAGGCACCGCGGCCATCGCCTCCCTCGCGGACTGTCTCCTCCGCCCGGGCCCGCGGGCCGCGCTGCCCGCGCTGTGCGGCATTCCCAACTATCCGCCGCTGGTGGAGTCCATCGCCCGGCGTGGCGAGGTCCGCCTGGTGCCGTTGCCCTGCCGGGCCGGCCGGGTCTGTCTGGGCCCGCTGATCCGCGAGCTCAGGCAGGACACCCCTATGGTGCTGCTCCAGACGGTGACCAACCCGACCGGTTCGGTGGTGCCCGAGGACGAGCTCACCAGCCTCGTCCGGGCCGCCTCGCCGACGACCGCCATCGTTTTGGACGAGTGCCATGAATGGCTCGGCCCGATGAGTACCTTCGGGCCGGCTCGCGCGGCGCCCAACGTGATCCGTGTCTCCAGCCTGTCGAAGGCATGGTCGGTGCCGGGCCTCAAGGTCGGCTGGTTGCTGGCCGACGCCCGGTTCGTCGGCGACCATCTCGCCCGTTCGGACAGCGCCGGTCCGCCGCCCTTCTACGACACGCTGCTGGAGGTGCTGGCACGGATGGAGCGGTGGATGCTGGCCGGTGTCGAATCGCCGGGTCCTGCGCACCTGGCGGAGTTCACCACAACCCAGCCGCTGAGTCGGCAGCAGTTGGCCGCCGCATACCGCAGCTACCGCGAGGATCGGCTGGCCCGTGACCATGGGCTCAAGGTTTTGCGCCAGGCTGTGGTCGCGGGCCTGACGGAGGCGTCCGCACAGGTGGTGCCGCCGCGCTACTCGATCAACGTGGCCGTTGAGTTCCCGGACTGGGACGACTCCTACCGGGCCTTCCGCGAACTGCTGCGGGAGACCGGGGTCTCGGTCTTCCCCGGCGTGCTCACGTTCTGCTTCTCCGGCGGCACGGTCCGGGTCACCACCGCACGTTCGTGGGCGGACCTGTCGGCCGCGCTCGCTCGGCTGCGCGCACGCTTCTCGGGGACATCCGGTAGCACGGTCACCGACGCGGGAACGGATCCGCGCCACGTCAGGGAGGACTAG
- a CDS encoding response regulator — MSVRVLLADDEDLVRSGLILILQADPEISVVAEASDGAQAVHLARTHRPDVVLMDIRMPVMDGLAATKEITGLPHAPKVVVLTTFDLDEYVHATLQAGAMGFLLKNTPPRELIRAVKTINSGDAMLAPSVTRRLLSAFATRDTDRTAEARNRLSDLTAREREVLKLVGEGKSNAEIGTCLHMSEATVKTHVSRVLAKLQCANRVQAAIVAHDAGLLAT; from the coding sequence ATGAGCGTTCGTGTCCTGCTCGCCGACGACGAGGATCTCGTCCGGTCCGGGCTGATCCTGATTCTGCAGGCCGATCCCGAGATTTCGGTTGTCGCCGAGGCGAGCGACGGTGCGCAGGCCGTACACCTGGCTCGTACGCACCGGCCGGACGTGGTGCTCATGGACATCCGGATGCCGGTCATGGACGGCCTGGCCGCGACCAAGGAGATCACCGGCCTTCCCCACGCCCCGAAGGTGGTGGTGCTCACCACCTTCGACCTGGACGAGTATGTGCACGCGACGTTGCAGGCCGGCGCGATGGGTTTCCTGCTGAAGAACACCCCGCCTCGTGAACTGATTCGGGCGGTCAAGACCATCAACAGCGGCGACGCCATGCTCGCCCCGTCGGTGACCCGTCGCCTGCTCTCCGCCTTCGCCACCCGCGACACCGACCGGACCGCGGAGGCCCGCAACCGTCTCAGCGACCTCACCGCACGCGAACGCGAGGTGCTGAAGCTCGTGGGCGAGGGCAAGTCGAACGCCGAGATCGGCACCTGCCTGCACATGAGCGAGGCCACGGTGAAGACCCACGTCAGCCGGGTTCTCGCCAAACTGCAGTGCGCCAACCGTGTACAGGCCGCGATCGTCGCCCACGACGCCGGACTCCTCGCGACGTAG
- a CDS encoding BtpA/SgcQ family protein has translation MLDFQAENGHKTVLGMIHLPPLPGTPFHEPGSFPRILDEAVAAARLLHGCGADGCLVQTVDRVYEAADSADPARIVAIGLVVRAIAEATGGRFPVGVQLMRNAISPSLAVARVAGGSFIRAGALVGATLSASGLIEAAPLAVAEYRKRIDAADIKIIADVHTMHFSWFGGRKPPAEVAAAARQAGADAVALCHRDEYKAIEMICATRRSAPGVPVILAGYTDHDNVARLLAAADGAFVGSCLKSADGGTGLDKDKVRRYLDVVRGLER, from the coding sequence ATGCTCGACTTCCAGGCGGAGAACGGGCACAAGACGGTCCTGGGGATGATCCATCTGCCGCCACTGCCCGGTACACCGTTCCACGAGCCAGGGAGTTTCCCCCGCATCCTGGACGAGGCGGTCGCCGCCGCGAGACTGTTGCACGGGTGCGGTGCCGATGGCTGCCTGGTGCAGACAGTGGACCGGGTGTACGAGGCAGCGGACTCGGCGGACCCAGCACGGATCGTGGCAATCGGGTTGGTCGTGCGGGCCATCGCGGAAGCGACGGGCGGTCGGTTCCCCGTCGGTGTCCAGCTGATGCGCAACGCCATCTCGCCTTCGCTGGCGGTGGCACGGGTGGCCGGGGGCAGTTTCATCCGCGCCGGTGCACTGGTAGGCGCCACCCTCTCCGCCAGCGGGCTGATCGAGGCGGCCCCCCTCGCGGTCGCCGAGTACCGGAAGAGGATCGACGCCGCGGACATCAAGATCATCGCCGATGTGCACACCATGCACTTCAGCTGGTTCGGCGGTCGGAAACCCCCTGCCGAGGTCGCGGCCGCCGCCCGTCAGGCCGGCGCCGACGCCGTGGCACTGTGTCACCGGGACGAGTACAAGGCGATCGAGATGATCTGTGCGACGCGGCGCTCGGCACCTGGGGTACCGGTGATCCTTGCGGGGTACACCGACCACGACAACGTTGCCCGGCTGCTCGCCGCCGCCGACGGTGCCTTCGTGGGCAGCTGCCTCAAGAGCGCCGACGGCGGCACCGGCCTGGACAAGGACAAGGTCCGCAGGTACCTCGACGTCGTGCGGGGGCTGGAGCGGTGA
- a CDS encoding ABC transporter ATP-binding protein yields the protein MPEPREPTEKRARLRSAFEDASFRGMCLNIPSLLADIAKMAWAIDRRDVLVLVGCQVLSGVSAAVVLAAVGEAMALLVGGGPVSERVRQALPALAVLALAAGVGRVASGLAAWAVARVKPRVMSAADTALVEAMVSVEVAAFNRAGFAEEHERAETGVTRCDRMFSDAQAFIAALVRLVTAFGVVTALHPLMLPVLVLAVMPSGVGAVTEAKIEHRTNYLNSANRNLRGMMRSHVTASNLADEVRANSMRSYLLFWYRTLSRRNDERIVRAAGGQLRANLAAAAFGGMCLCGAWATLVWLTVSGQVSLAVSATAVVAVRTALGSLSNAVGYCAALFRSTLFLGDWKRFVDITTAELEMSRGGGRAPRCPETIRVEEVTYCYPGRTRPAIDGLSLTFRRGEVVAVVGENGSGKSTLTRLITGLNLADKGTVLWDGVDLAGVAPETVWSQTGLVPQFFARWPLPCRENITLGQPRTWDDEAVWEVLETVGLRQAVQELPEGLDTLLAREMWGGVTLSGGQWQRLACARAVYRQPAVLVLDEPTSEMDARGEHQIFQVLKGMSQDRITVIVTHQLENTKIADRIIVMERGQIIEEGSFDQLVKGGGLFEELYELGRDR from the coding sequence ATGCCGGAGCCGAGGGAGCCCACCGAGAAGCGTGCGCGGCTGCGTTCGGCGTTCGAGGACGCTTCATTCCGGGGGATGTGCCTGAACATCCCGTCTCTGCTCGCGGATATCGCCAAGATGGCATGGGCGATCGACCGGCGGGATGTTCTGGTCTTGGTCGGTTGCCAGGTCCTCTCGGGGGTATCGGCGGCTGTGGTGCTGGCGGCTGTGGGCGAGGCGATGGCACTGCTGGTGGGCGGCGGGCCGGTCTCCGAGCGAGTCCGCCAGGCATTGCCGGCGCTGGCGGTCCTGGCGCTCGCGGCGGGAGTGGGACGTGTCGCCTCCGGGCTGGCTGCGTGGGCGGTGGCTCGGGTCAAGCCGCGGGTGATGTCGGCCGCGGACACCGCGTTGGTCGAGGCGATGGTCTCGGTGGAGGTGGCGGCTTTCAACCGGGCCGGCTTTGCCGAGGAGCACGAGCGTGCGGAGACCGGTGTGACGCGGTGCGACCGGATGTTCTCCGATGCGCAGGCGTTCATCGCCGCGCTCGTCCGACTGGTCACCGCGTTCGGTGTGGTCACCGCGTTGCATCCCTTGATGCTGCCGGTGCTTGTGCTGGCGGTGATGCCGTCCGGGGTGGGGGCGGTGACCGAGGCGAAGATCGAACATCGCACGAACTACCTCAACTCGGCCAACCGCAACCTGCGCGGGATGATGCGGTCGCACGTCACCGCCTCGAACCTCGCGGACGAGGTCAGGGCGAACAGCATGCGTTCCTACCTGTTGTTCTGGTACCGGACGCTCAGTCGCCGCAACGACGAACGGATCGTACGGGCGGCCGGCGGGCAACTGCGCGCGAACCTGGCCGCGGCGGCGTTCGGAGGTATGTGCCTGTGCGGTGCGTGGGCCACCCTGGTGTGGCTGACGGTCTCCGGCCAGGTGTCGCTGGCGGTGTCGGCGACGGCTGTGGTGGCGGTGCGTACGGCGCTGGGCAGTCTCAGTAACGCGGTCGGCTACTGCGCCGCTCTGTTCCGTTCGACTCTGTTCCTGGGGGACTGGAAGCGGTTCGTGGACATCACGACGGCCGAACTGGAGATGTCGCGTGGGGGTGGTCGGGCTCCGCGGTGCCCCGAGACGATCCGCGTCGAGGAGGTGACGTACTGCTACCCCGGCCGGACCCGGCCGGCGATTGACGGGTTGTCCCTGACCTTCCGCAGGGGCGAAGTGGTGGCGGTGGTCGGGGAGAACGGGTCGGGCAAGTCCACGCTCACCCGGCTGATCACCGGGCTGAACCTTGCCGACAAGGGCACCGTGCTATGGGACGGGGTGGACCTGGCGGGCGTCGCCCCGGAGACGGTGTGGTCGCAGACTGGGCTGGTTCCCCAGTTCTTCGCCCGCTGGCCGCTTCCGTGCCGGGAGAACATCACCCTGGGCCAACCCCGTACATGGGATGACGAGGCCGTGTGGGAGGTCCTGGAGACGGTCGGCCTACGACAGGCTGTCCAGGAGCTCCCGGAGGGCCTGGACACCTTGCTCGCCCGGGAGATGTGGGGTGGAGTCACCCTGTCCGGCGGGCAGTGGCAGCGCCTGGCCTGTGCGCGCGCCGTCTACCGCCAACCTGCCGTTCTGGTCCTGGACGAGCCGACATCGGAGATGGACGCCCGGGGCGAGCACCAGATCTTCCAGGTGCTCAAAGGCATGTCGCAGGACAGGATCACGGTCATCGTGACGCACCAGCTGGAGAACACCAAGATCGCCGACCGGATCATCGTCATGGAGCGCGGCCAGATCATCGAGGAGGGCTCGTTCGACCAACTCGTCAAGGGTGGTGGGCTCTTCGAGGAGCTCTATGAACTCGGCCGTGATCGATGA